GCAGGAACTTCTACTTTACCATTTTCAGATTGGTATGTAATTGTTTCTGATTTACTACCTTTTGCATCGTTCTTTTTGTCTGTAGAGCCATTGCTACAAGCACTCATAACAAGAACGAAAAGAACTGTTAGTGAAATAAATAACTTTTTCATCGTCTTTCTCCTTTAACATAGATGATATGTGTATACGATAATTTGTTTAACTGCAATCTGTTTGAATGAGTAGTGGTAATGCAAAATATTTATTAAAAATCTTGAATGTGAGATTTTATAATATAGTATTAACCATATTAATGAAAGAAGATGTAATCTCAAATTTGCTAATTATTAACAAAATGATAATGATTATCACTATTGATTCTTTAAATAATATAATTTTATATAGGTGTATTGTCAATAGTAATTTTGATTGTAAATTTTGCGGAAACAGGTTATATTTTATTGAGAATGATAATCAATGATTAGTAGCTGAGGAGTGAGCACGAATGAATCGAGAAGAATTGTTTGATGTAACTGTGATAGGCGGAGGACCTGCAGGGCTTTATTCAGCTTTTTATAGTGGACTCAGAGAAATGAAAACAAAAATAATAGAATTTCAACCACAGTTAGGTGGGAAAATACATGTTTATCCGGAGAAAATGATTTGGGATATTGGCGGATTATTACCGGTTACTGGCGAAAAGTTAATTGAGCAACTTGTACAACAAGGGTTAACATTTCAGCCAGAAGTTGTATTGAATACAAAAATAGAATCAATTATTCGTAATAAAGATGGTATTTTTACGTTAAAAACAAGCACTGGAGAAGAACACTTTTCAAAAACAGTGATCGTTGCAACTGGAAGTGGTATATTGAATCCACAAAAGTTATCAATTGAAGGTGCGGAGCGATTTGAAGTATCGAACTTAAATTATACAGTTAAATCGTTAAAACGTTTCAAAAATAAAACGGTCATTATTTCAGGCGGAGGTAACTCTGCAATTGATTGGGCAAATGAGTTAGAACCAATTGCGAAAAAAGTCTATTTAACATATAGAAAAGAAGAATTATCTGGGCATGAGGCACAAGTAAAACAACTTATGAACAGTTCTGCAGAATGTTTCTTTAATACATCGATTACAACATTAATTGCTGGCGATAACCATGAAGCGATTGAATATGTAGAATTAACAAATCACGAAACGGGAGAGGTTTCTCAGTTAGCTATCGATGAAGTTATTATTAATCATGGATATGAACGTGACATTACATTATTAGAAAATAGTGAGTTAGACGTTGCGATTATAGATAATTATTATATTGCAGGTAATGCAAATAGTGAATCTTCAGTAGACGGATTATATGCTGCTGGAGATATTTTAAAGCATGAAGGAAAATTACACTTAATTGCGGGAGCATTCCAAGATGCTGGAAATGCTGTAAATAAAGCGAAACAATTTATTCAACCAGATGCAAGTGAGTATGGAATGGTTTCTTCGCATAATGAAGTATTTAAGAAGAGAAATCGTGAATTGATTAAGCAGATGATGAAATAATAAAGGAACAAGTATACCCCCATTTACTTCTCTATTCGAATGACGAGAGAGGTAAATGGGGGTTTTCCTGTTTACTATATTTTCAATCATTATAATGACACCGGTTTCATCAGTTCATGTGACATGAACGTTTTTATTTGTAAATCTTCCTAGAAAACAATGAATCTATGTTTTGCTGACGCAGAACAGTATTACATTACGCTGTTCCTTTAGCTCGTTTTTTAGGGAATGGCATATTTAATATAGAAGCAATGTACTGTTTTCCATGCATTCGAGCTAATGATTCTAATATTTGGCGAACACGTTTTGTAAGATGACCTTGTTTTTTTATTTCCTCACAATATGCGTCATAGAAAACGTATTTAGCCCAAAGGAAATCATCTTGTTGGAATAAGAAATGATTTTTGTACCATTCCCCAATTGTATGGTAACAATTGTTTTCTTGTATTGCTGCGCTTTGAGAAAGAATACGATCAGATAAAGATGTAGTTAAATGAGAAATTGTGTTTTCCGTTTCAACTTGTAATGTTTTTTCTAACATTGTAATGATGTGACGAGTAGCCATATGTTAACGCTCCTTTGTGTAAATGGGTAATACCATTCTATATTTAAAAAATTCTTACTATATACTATTATACAATATATGGAATGCATCTACCTGCTTTTTAGGTTGCATTTACAAAATCTTTTTTATTTGTTTACAAAAATAAAGTAAGATACAGTGTATAGGAAAAAATAATAAAGGAATGAATGCGTTGTATATAACAGTAGAAGAAGCTGCAGAGTATTTGAATTTACCAAAGTCGTATATTGAAGAGCTAATTCAGCAAAAGAAAATTCGTGCACTATTTGATGGAGAGCAATATTTATTAAATAAAGAACAATTCAATACACATTTAGAACAAATGGAGAAATATAAGCAATTAGTGGAAGAAATATTGAACGAACCAATTCCGGAAGATATGGATGTTAAAGATGAAGATTAACTATGGGAAATCCCTTATGAAGATATGCAGAAATGTATCTTCATAAGGGATTTTTTTGTTTAAAGATATCAAAAGCATAGGGGGTTCTTAGTCTTTCTTCAAATTTTGATAGGTAGTAGTCTACCATGTTAAAAGCATATTTTTTTCTAGCTAGGACAAACATAGAGAACGTAACCTGTACAGATACATATACTATCAGTGCAAAAGCTTATAAATTAATGGAAGGGGTTTTCTCGTGAGTTTATTTCATTGTGATTTTTTGAAAGACTTAATTGGATCTTTTGTGAGAGTAAACAGGGGTGGTCCAGAATCTCAAAGAGGAACAATAATATCAGTATGTCCGGACTACTTCGTATTGCAGAATGAAAAAGGTGAGCTGTATTACTATCAACTTAGTCATCTAAAAAGTATTACAAAAAGTGCAAAAGAATGTGGATCAAGTGATTGCGAATGGGAAGATTGCGCATGTGCAGAAGACTTTGAAGCACTTCTTGAAAGTTTCAAATATCGTTGGGTGAAAATTAATCGCGGTGGTCCAGAAAAAGTAGAAGGCATTTTACAAGATGTTTCTTGTGATTTCGTAACATTAATCGTAAAAGAAGAAATTATATTAATTGCAATAAAGCATATTAAAAGTGTTAACTATAATGCTTTAGCATGCGGAGAGAGCGATGAGAGCGACGATAGTAGCAGCAAGGAAAGTAGCAATAATTCAGGTCGCGCTCGTGCACAAAGACAATCAAGTAGAGGCAGATAATAAGAAAGGGGGATACGAAATTGGAGAATGTATTATGCTGTGACCAAATTAAATGTTTAGTTGGTGAGACTGTAAAAGTAAACCTTCGCGGACCAGAAAGTCGAGTGGGTGAGCTCGTATCGTTAGGCAAAGATTATTTAACGTTACAATTACCTCATGGTGAATTAGTATATTATCAGTTGAAACATGTGAAGAGCCTAGTTAAGAAAGTGAAAGAAAGTAAATGTGGCGATTGCTATAGTTCATGTTTCTGCTCTGATGAGGATACTTTTTTAGATATATTAAAAGACTTGAAGTATAAGTGGGTAAAAATTAATCGTGGTGGTCCAGAATGTATGGATGGTTTATTAAGTGAGGTACACCATGGCTGTATTACACTAGTAAACTGCGATGAAGTTATTTATGTAATTAACTCTCATATTAAGAGTGTGAGTCAAGTAGTTAAATGTAAAAAGAATGAAGATGAATAATGTTTAATAAATAAGAGGGGCATTATGAGGGAAAGAGAAGAACAATTTCTTATTTCGATAGTATGAAAAGGAATTACTTACTATTAAAACAGAACTTTGCCCTGATTATTTTTTTGAAAATGGAAGACTGGAAAGAAGAAATTCATAGAAAGGAGGATATAGATGAATGAGTTAAACAAAAGTATTGGAGAAAATATATATGTTAAATTAATCGGTGAAAAAAGATTTAAAGGTGTATTAATAGACGTAGGAAATGATATCGTTGTTCTTTACAATGGACAAGACTATGTATATATATCTTTATACCATGTACAATATTATAAAATTTTAAGAACATATGATGAAGAAATATCAAAACCAGATGTTGATTCTGTAATTAAGAGGGAATCACCTTCTATCTCTTTGAGGAAAGTATTAAGTACTTCTAAAGGGATTTTCACTGAAATTTATGTAGCGGGAAATGCTCCAATACATGGTTATGTTACAAGTATAATGAACGATTATATCGTTTTTTATAGTCCAGTTTATAAAAC
This genomic window from Bacillus anthracis str. Vollum contains:
- a CDS encoding NAD(P)/FAD-dependent oxidoreductase; translation: MNREELFDVTVIGGGPAGLYSAFYSGLREMKTKIIEFQPQLGGKIHVYPEKMIWDIGGLLPVTGEKLIEQLVQQGLTFQPEVVLNTKIESIIRNKDGIFTLKTSTGEEHFSKTVIVATGSGILNPQKLSIEGAERFEVSNLNYTVKSLKRFKNKTVIISGGGNSAIDWANELEPIAKKVYLTYRKEELSGHEAQVKQLMNSSAECFFNTSITTLIAGDNHEAIEYVELTNHETGEVSQLAIDEVIINHGYERDITLLENSELDVAIIDNYYIAGNANSESSVDGLYAAGDILKHEGKLHLIAGAFQDAGNAVNKAKQFIQPDASEYGMVSSHNEVFKKRNRELIKQMMK
- a CDS encoding helix-turn-helix domain-containing protein: MNALYITVEEAAEYLNLPKSYIEELIQQKKIRALFDGEQYLLNKEQFNTHLEQMEKYKQLVEEILNEPIPEDMDVKDED
- a CDS encoding spore coat protein, with the protein product MENVLCCDQIKCLVGETVKVNLRGPESRVGELVSLGKDYLTLQLPHGELVYYQLKHVKSLVKKVKESKCGDCYSSCFCSDEDTFLDILKDLKYKWVKINRGGPECMDGLLSEVHHGCITLVNCDEVIYVINSHIKSVSQVVKCKKNEDE